In a single window of the Candidatus Binatia bacterium genome:
- a CDS encoding response regulator yields MTEKTVEILLVEDNPNDVELALHALKANNFTDVEVMRDGAEALDFIFCEGEYSRRNPDQRPKVIMLDLKLPRVDGLEVLKRIKNDPRSRMIPVVVLTSSREECDIVESYHLGVNSYIVKPVDFDQFSEAVRGLGLYWLSRNQPPSDG; encoded by the coding sequence GTGACAGAGAAAACCGTCGAGATACTGCTGGTCGAGGATAATCCGAACGACGTGGAACTGGCCCTCCATGCTTTGAAGGCAAACAACTTCACGGACGTCGAGGTGATGCGCGACGGGGCCGAGGCGCTGGATTTCATTTTCTGCGAGGGCGAGTATTCCCGGCGTAACCCCGATCAGCGGCCCAAGGTCATCATGCTCGATCTGAAACTTCCCCGAGTCGACGGTCTGGAGGTCCTGAAACGAATCAAGAACGATCCGCGCAGCCGCATGATCCCGGTCGTCGTGCTGACCTCGTCGCGCGAGGAGTGCGATATCGTCGAGAGCTATCACCTGGGCGTCAACAGCTATATCGTCAAGCCCGTAGACTTCGATCAGTTCAGCGAGGCGGTGCGCGGATTGGGGCTGTATTGGCTGTCGCGCAACCAGCCGCCGTCCGATGGCTGA
- a CDS encoding response regulator transcription factor — protein MSIRVFIVDDSPIVRDRLVDMLSELEAVEVVGQSENAAEATQRIRELRPDAVVLDIRLASGNGIDVLRTIKKERPGVLVIMLTLYPDPQYRESCMKAGASFFLDKFTGFEKIPEALKTCRSGRETVKRIFR, from the coding sequence ATGAGCATTAGAGTATTCATCGTCGATGACTCCCCGATCGTGCGCGATCGGCTGGTCGACATGCTGTCCGAGCTGGAGGCCGTCGAAGTCGTTGGTCAGTCCGAGAACGCGGCGGAGGCGACGCAAAGGATACGGGAGCTGCGACCCGATGCCGTCGTTCTCGATATCCGGCTCGCGAGCGGAAACGGCATCGATGTTTTGAGAACGATCAAGAAAGAACGTCCGGGCGTGCTGGTCATCATGCTGACTCTTTATCCGGATCCGCAATACCGCGAGAGCTGCATGAAGGCGGGCGCCAGCTTCTTTCTCGATAAATTTACGGGCTTTGAAAAAATCCCCGAAGCCTTGAAGACGTGTAGATCGGGGCGGGAGACGGTCAAACGGATTTTCCGATAA
- a CDS encoding ABC transporter substrate-binding protein, which yields MRRARLKIPGRAAFAIAAFAAFSSLTACRQQDKTPEQSTLRVGVYLAQGYLPFFAIQELELDRKQGIKLALEKKTYLGGAAVIDAIAAGSVDLGSAGSVPLISAAALGVVPDKVLAVAANSFADPDHPASAVLADSRVTDWKDLEGKLIAVNAVTSIQGVAIKARLKIENVKNYKLVEMSFANMGLAVSGGNVAAAALYEPFLSQSLLRGDGKLLGWIIGGPPFVRIQSTLIVFSADLYRNKPETVKAFLRAYLQAVEWINKNPERARSVLARWMELDGEIGRKIQLLRWPENGLSDPASLEQIQSIMMDVGMLKEKIAVDRIYDETLLKEVLAEKAG from the coding sequence ATGAGAAGAGCACGGCTAAAAATCCCCGGGCGGGCCGCCTTCGCGATCGCGGCGTTCGCCGCCTTTTCTTCTCTGACGGCTTGCCGGCAGCAGGACAAAACCCCGGAGCAGTCCACACTTCGTGTCGGCGTCTATCTGGCCCAGGGCTATCTTCCCTTTTTCGCGATTCAAGAGCTAGAGCTGGACCGAAAGCAAGGGATCAAGCTGGCGCTGGAGAAAAAAACCTACCTGGGCGGCGCCGCCGTGATCGACGCCATCGCGGCCGGCTCCGTCGACCTGGGCAGCGCAGGGAGCGTGCCGCTTATTTCCGCCGCCGCCCTCGGAGTCGTGCCGGACAAAGTTCTGGCCGTCGCCGCCAATAGTTTCGCCGACCCCGATCATCCGGCCTCCGCCGTTCTCGCCGATTCTCGCGTTACCGATTGGAAAGACCTGGAGGGAAAGCTCATCGCCGTCAACGCGGTGACCAGCATCCAGGGAGTCGCCATCAAGGCCCGCCTCAAGATTGAGAACGTCAAAAACTACAAGCTCGTGGAGATGTCCTTCGCCAACATGGGACTGGCCGTATCCGGAGGCAACGTTGCCGCAGCCGCGCTTTACGAGCCGTTCCTGAGCCAGTCTCTTCTTCGCGGCGACGGCAAACTGCTCGGTTGGATCATCGGCGGGCCGCCTTTCGTGCGCATACAATCGACGTTGATCGTTTTCAGCGCCGATCTCTACCGCAACAAACCCGAGACTGTGAAGGCCTTTCTGCGCGCCTATTTGCAAGCGGTGGAATGGATCAATAAAAACCCGGAGCGGGCCCGCTCGGTGCTCGCCAGGTGGATGGAGCTGGATGGAGAGATCGGCCGCAAGATCCAACTCCTCCGCTGGCCGGAGAACGGACTCAGCGATCCGGCCTCGCTGGAACAGATTCAGTCGATCATGATGGATGTCGGCATGCTCAAGGAAAAAATCGCGGTCGATCGAATTTACGACGAGACCTTGTTGAAGGAAGTCCTCGCCGAGAAAGCCGGATGA
- a CDS encoding response regulator transcription factor — protein sequence MVKILIADDHPVVRQGLKQVLADEADMKVEGEAANANELLAKVRRESWDIVLLDITMPGRGGLEVLKDLRRERAKLPVLVLSMHPEDQFGLRVLKAGAAGYLTKDSAPEELVKAIRKVCGGGKYISPLLAEQLAVRLDPDEPRPPHEFLSDREYQVMCLIASGKRVGDIAKNLSLSVKTISTYRLRILEKMGVKTNAELTRYAIERALI from the coding sequence ATGGTTAAGATCCTGATCGCCGACGATCACCCGGTCGTGCGGCAAGGCCTCAAACAGGTCCTGGCCGATGAGGCCGATATGAAGGTCGAAGGCGAGGCCGCGAATGCCAACGAGCTTTTAGCGAAGGTGCGAAGAGAGTCGTGGGATATCGTGCTCCTGGATATAACGATGCCGGGGCGCGGCGGGCTCGAGGTGTTGAAGGATCTCCGACGCGAGCGCGCTAAACTTCCGGTTCTGGTGCTCAGCATGCATCCGGAAGATCAGTTCGGGCTGCGCGTCCTCAAAGCCGGCGCCGCCGGCTACCTCACCAAAGACAGCGCCCCGGAAGAGCTGGTCAAGGCGATCCGAAAAGTGTGCGGCGGCGGAAAATATATCAGTCCGCTCCTCGCGGAGCAGTTGGCCGTCCGCCTCGACCCCGACGAGCCGAGACCGCCGCACGAATTTTTATCCGACCGCGAGTACCAGGTGATGTGCCTGATCGCTTCGGGCAAAAGGGTGGGCGATATCGCCAAAAATCTTTCGCTCAGCGTCAAGACCATCAGCACCTACCGGCTACGCATTCTGGAAAAGATGGGCGTTAAAACCAACGCTGAATTGACCCGCTACGCCATAGAGCGCGCATTGATCTGA
- a CDS encoding GAF domain-containing protein → MTMPLNVLIVEDRPADAELMVYELERAGFEPAWKRVETEADYLLGLETHPDIVLADHTLPGFGAAQALELLKSRGLDIPFIVVTGSISEDVAVARLKQGAADYILKDRMTRLGDAVTRALREKKLADEKAKAEEALKRRYQELEVLQEISQIILTSPTITATMEAILERVLTQGAYDIGIIRLFDPVTATLTPVAWRGYRDPKNVQLHHKRTVDAMTGRMTARVMTMKEPLIVQDVRRGEGLRTWTKEEVESAIVIPVCARDTVLGILQLGNRTPRRFTPDESRLLVAIGNQAGIAIQKARAQEATERNLARIRALHDIDAAITSTLDLDKILDVLLEKIELFLPITAASTVRLLNPETLDLPFLACRGVDIEEWRSQSRTSLCGRAETVVQTRAPVVARNVETDARTYNPEIFRKHRLISYLGVPLIAHAKVLGILGLYTRQEHVFTKEEVEFLNTLAGQAAIAIHNAQAYEESRQQAAALETANKVKDEFLSVMSHELRTPLSVVLGYTGMIKEKMLGEVNPRQEEALQKVLVRATDQLYMINAIMQTTQLEARAIALERHLVNLSDLLSQLRSDYDLTHKKTEVQLIWDYPSEPVPLVTDSGKLRQIIQNLVDNALKFTDRGSVTVSLRVAEEEKKKWLELHVADTGVGISRELIPRVFEKFYQCDSSETRLYSGVGLGLYIAQKFTELLRGTIHVQSEPRKGSTFTVRLPFED, encoded by the coding sequence ATGACCATGCCGCTCAACGTCCTGATCGTCGAAGACCGGCCGGCCGACGCCGAGCTGATGGTGTACGAGCTCGAGCGGGCGGGTTTCGAACCCGCGTGGAAGCGAGTGGAGACGGAGGCAGATTACCTCCTCGGGTTGGAAACCCATCCGGACATCGTTCTCGCCGACCACACGCTTCCCGGTTTTGGCGCGGCGCAGGCTTTGGAGCTGCTCAAGTCCCGCGGCCTGGATATTCCATTCATCGTGGTCACCGGCAGCATCAGCGAGGACGTGGCGGTCGCCCGTCTCAAACAGGGCGCCGCCGACTATATCCTCAAAGACCGGATGACGCGGCTGGGGGACGCGGTGACGCGCGCGCTTAGGGAAAAAAAGCTGGCCGATGAGAAGGCCAAGGCGGAGGAGGCGCTCAAGAGACGCTATCAAGAATTGGAAGTCTTGCAAGAAATCAGCCAGATCATCCTGACTTCGCCCACCATCACGGCCACCATGGAGGCGATTCTCGAGCGAGTTTTGACCCAAGGGGCCTACGACATCGGCATCATCCGGCTCTTCGATCCCGTCACGGCGACTCTGACGCCGGTGGCCTGGCGCGGGTATCGAGATCCGAAGAACGTCCAACTTCATCACAAGAGAACCGTTGACGCTATGACCGGACGCATGACTGCGCGGGTGATGACCATGAAGGAGCCGCTTATCGTGCAGGACGTTCGGCGCGGCGAAGGGCTGCGAACCTGGACGAAAGAAGAGGTCGAGTCGGCGATCGTGATTCCGGTGTGCGCGCGCGATACGGTCCTAGGCATCCTTCAACTGGGAAACCGTACGCCGCGGCGATTCACGCCGGACGAGAGCCGCTTGTTAGTGGCTATCGGCAATCAGGCCGGAATCGCCATCCAGAAGGCTAGGGCCCAGGAGGCGACCGAGAGGAACCTGGCTCGCATCCGGGCGCTGCACGACATCGACGCGGCTATCACTTCCACTCTCGATCTGGACAAAATCCTCGACGTCCTACTTGAGAAGATCGAGCTATTTTTGCCGATCACGGCGGCCAGCACGGTGCGCCTTTTAAATCCCGAGACTTTGGACCTGCCGTTCCTAGCTTGCCGCGGCGTCGACATTGAAGAATGGCGGTCTCAATCGCGAACCTCGCTGTGCGGTCGGGCCGAGACGGTAGTCCAGACCAGAGCTCCTGTGGTCGCGCGCAACGTTGAGACCGACGCGCGCACCTACAACCCGGAGATTTTCCGAAAGCACAGGCTGATTTCATATCTGGGGGTTCCGTTGATAGCCCACGCCAAAGTCCTGGGAATTCTCGGCCTCTATACCCGGCAGGAGCACGTATTCACGAAAGAGGAGGTCGAGTTTCTCAACACCCTGGCCGGGCAGGCCGCCATCGCCATCCACAACGCGCAGGCCTACGAGGAAAGCAGACAACAGGCGGCCGCGCTCGAAACGGCCAACAAGGTGAAGGACGAATTCTTGAGCGTCATGTCCCACGAGCTGAGGACTCCGCTGAGCGTGGTCCTGGGCTACACGGGCATGATCAAGGAAAAGATGCTGGGCGAGGTCAATCCCAGGCAGGAGGAGGCGCTGCAGAAGGTGCTCGTCCGCGCCACCGACCAGCTCTACATGATCAACGCCATCATGCAGACGACCCAGCTCGAAGCGCGGGCGATCGCGTTGGAGCGCCATCTGGTGAATCTCTCGGATCTGCTGTCCCAGCTCAGGTCGGACTACGACCTAACGCATAAGAAAACCGAGGTCCAACTGATCTGGGACTATCCTTCAGAGCCGGTGCCGCTCGTCACCGACAGCGGCAAGTTGAGGCAGATCATTCAAAATCTGGTGGACAACGCCCTCAAATTCACCGATCGGGGGAGCGTGACGGTCTCGCTCCGCGTAGCGGAGGAAGAGAAAAAAAAGTGGCTGGAACTGCATGTGGCCGACACGGGAGTCGGCATCAGCCGGGAACTGATTCCCCGCGTCTTCGAGAAATTCTATCAATGCGACAGCTCGGAGACCAGGCTTTATAGCGGCGTCGGCCTCGGCTTGTACATCGCGCAGAAGTTCACCGAGCTTTTGCGCGGCACGATCCACGTTCAAAGCGAACCGCGAAAGGGATCCACGTTTACCGTGAGGCTGCCGTTTGAAGATTGA
- a CDS encoding PAS domain S-box protein — MADLLFSSGRKQRRWVGSAIFLLLLLPLLFIGTFSYLQASRELTANAYARRQSLAYLAATTLKQRLDHLKDIGVALATRVRFRQLIGEGKWNEAAEILRHVPKDFPFIERLFLTDPAGTLMVDVPELPGVRGRNFAFRDWYKGVRQNWLPYVSDIYKRAVAPEYNVIAISIPVKAEDQTIIAVLVLQLRLNALLQWAQDLDVGRSGFVYVVDRQGHGVAPLGSAAENEMVDLSGVPAIQKALNGERGIETAWNPVEKEHRLAAYEPVPGYGWGVIIQQPVTTAFAARNKTLRQILLAYGLICLFAAALAFLFVRTLAERKQHEEALKGNEERFRGMAEAAEDAIISADQEGRITFFNHGAERVFGHASGMMIGKPLTAIMPERFRDAHRAGLKRFLATGEARVIGKTVELVGMKSDGSEFPLELSLSSWKADKGIFFTGILRDITERKQAEEEVRKLNEHLNLRALELETANKELEAFSYSVSHDLRAPLRAVDGFSRILLQKHGAALPPDAKRYQHLICENAQQMGRLIDDLLSFSRLSRQPLKRQPVDPRHIVDEALQHLSRESDNGQAQISVGKLPACQADPALLKQVYVNLISNAIKYSRKRAGARIEIGCRDDNGPPTYFVRDNGVGFEMKYADKLFGVFQRLHRAEEYEGTGVGLAIVQRIVNRHGGRVWADAAIDKGATFYFTLGGEVQSRDRENRRDTAGRG; from the coding sequence ATGGCCGACCTGCTGTTTTCGAGCGGCAGAAAGCAGCGCCGATGGGTCGGCTCGGCTATCTTTTTGCTCCTCCTTTTGCCGCTCCTCTTTATCGGCACATTCAGTTATCTGCAAGCATCCCGGGAGCTGACCGCCAACGCTTATGCGCGTAGGCAATCTTTGGCTTATCTCGCCGCAACCACGCTCAAGCAGAGGTTGGATCACTTGAAGGATATCGGCGTCGCCCTCGCCACCCGCGTGCGCTTCCGCCAGTTGATCGGCGAAGGCAAGTGGAACGAAGCGGCGGAGATCCTGCGCCACGTGCCGAAAGACTTCCCCTTCATCGAGCGGCTGTTTTTAACCGATCCTGCCGGCACCCTGATGGTGGACGTGCCGGAGCTTCCGGGAGTGCGCGGAAGAAACTTTGCCTTTCGTGACTGGTACAAGGGCGTGCGCCAAAATTGGCTGCCCTATGTCTCCGACATCTACAAGCGAGCCGTCGCGCCTGAATATAACGTGATCGCGATCTCCATTCCCGTCAAGGCCGAAGATCAGACCATCATCGCGGTATTGGTCCTGCAATTGCGCCTTAACGCCCTCCTTCAGTGGGCCCAAGACCTTGACGTCGGCCGCTCGGGCTTTGTCTACGTCGTGGACAGACAGGGACATGGCGTCGCGCCCCTGGGATCCGCGGCTGAGAATGAGATGGTCGATCTTTCAGGTGTGCCTGCGATTCAGAAGGCGCTCAACGGAGAACGCGGGATAGAGACGGCATGGAATCCGGTTGAAAAGGAACACCGACTCGCCGCGTACGAGCCGGTGCCGGGTTATGGCTGGGGAGTCATCATCCAGCAGCCCGTTACGACGGCGTTCGCCGCCCGGAATAAAACCCTGAGACAAATCCTCCTCGCTTACGGGCTGATCTGTCTTTTCGCGGCGGCGCTTGCCTTTCTTTTCGTCCGCACTCTCGCCGAGCGCAAGCAGCATGAAGAAGCGCTCAAGGGAAACGAGGAGCGGTTTCGCGGCATGGCCGAGGCGGCCGAAGACGCCATCATATCCGCCGATCAGGAAGGCCGTATCACCTTCTTCAACCATGGCGCCGAACGCGTATTCGGCCACGCGAGCGGCATGATGATCGGGAAGCCGCTCACCGCGATCATGCCGGAAAGATTTCGCGACGCTCACCGAGCGGGACTCAAGCGCTTTCTCGCGACCGGGGAAGCGCGCGTGATCGGCAAGACCGTGGAACTGGTCGGGATGAAAAGCGATGGCAGCGAATTTCCCCTGGAACTCTCGCTTTCGAGCTGGAAGGCGGACAAAGGAATTTTCTTTACCGGCATTCTTCGCGACATCACGGAACGCAAGCAGGCGGAGGAAGAGGTCAGAAAACTGAACGAGCACCTGAACCTTCGCGCCCTCGAGCTCGAGACCGCCAACAAAGAGCTGGAAGCCTTCAGTTATTCGGTCTCGCACGACCTCCGGGCGCCGCTCCGCGCGGTGGACGGATTCTCCCGCATCCTGCTGCAAAAGCACGGCGCCGCGCTGCCGCCGGACGCCAAGCGCTATCAACATCTCATATGCGAAAACGCCCAACAGATGGGGCGGCTGATCGACGACCTGCTCTCGTTCTCCCGCCTGAGCCGCCAGCCGCTCAAGCGCCAGCCGGTCGATCCTCGTCACATCGTCGATGAGGCGCTTCAGCACTTGAGCCGGGAGTCCGACAACGGGCAAGCCCAAATCTCGGTCGGCAAGCTGCCCGCGTGCCAGGCCGACCCGGCTCTGCTGAAGCAGGTCTACGTCAATCTGATCTCCAACGCGATCAAGTACTCGCGCAAGCGCGCAGGCGCGCGCATCGAGATCGGCTGTAGGGACGATAACGGCCCGCCGACCTATTTCGTTCGCGACAACGGCGTCGGCTTCGAGATGAAATATGCCGACAAGCTTTTCGGCGTCTTTCAGCGCCTGCACCGCGCCGAGGAATACGAAGGAACCGGCGTCGGCCTGGCGATCGTCCAGCGGATCGTCAACCGTCACGGTGGCCGCGTTTGGGCCGACGCCGCAATCGACAAAGGCGCCACCTTTTATTTCACTCTAGGAGGGGAGGTCCAGTCCCGTGACAGAGAAAACCGTCGAGATACTGCTGGTCGAGGATAA